The genome window AAATTGGTTATGCCACTACGCTCGGCTATAGGAATTTACTAGGAGGTACAATTTCCATCGGCAAGTATTGTCAATTAGGAGTTGATGTAGCTTTGCATGCTACCAATCATCCTATTTCTTACATGACCACTTATATCAATCAAAACCTATTTCAAGGGGATTTAAAGCAGCTAAAAGAAGAAAATACTATTACAATTGGTCACGATGTTTGGATAGGTCATGGTGTTATTATTGTGGGTAATGTAACTATAGGAAATGGAGCCATTTTAGCAGCCGGAAGTGTAATAACAAAAGATGTTGCGCCTTATAGTATTGTTGCAGGAATTCCAGCTAAAGAAGTTCGTAAACGTTTTTCGGAAACCATTATTCAAGAGATAGAAACATTACAATGGTGGGATAAGTCAGAACAGGAATTGGAGAAAATAAAACCATTATTTTTCAAAGATTTTTCAAATAGACACAGTATTTATGAGTAAAACCATAGCCATCATTCCAGCACGAGGCGGTTCTAAACGCTTACCGGGTAAAAACATAAAACTATTGGGAGAAATTCCTCTTATTGCTCACAGTATTTTGTATGCGAAAGAGCATGATTTTATTGATGCGGTTTACGTTTCCACCGATGACGTGGCTATTGCAGCGGTGGCTTTACAATATGGAGCTGTAGTTATTGATAGACCTCAAGAAATTTCAGGTGATTTGGAACCTACTGTTTCGGCTTTAAAGCATGTTATTGAATCCATCGATGGAGCAGTTGAAAATGTAATATTATTACAAGCTACTAATCCCTTGCGACCACAAAATCTACTACAAGAAGCTTTTACTATTTTTCAAGAACAACAATTCGATAGTTTGTTTACCGTTTCGCGAAGTCATCATAAATTAGGAAAAATTATCGATGACCAATTTATCCCTTTTAATTATAAAGTTGGCCAACGCAGTCAGGATTTAGAGCCTTTATATTACGAAAATGGGTTGCTTTATATTACAAAAGCATCTATTATACTCCAAAATGAAATCATTACAAAAGATGCTTTTCCGTTAGAAGTGAATCATCCTTTTGCTAATGTAGATATCGATACACAAGAAGATTTTGATTATGCTGAGTATTTGGTTGGGAAGTTTCAGATTTAAAGTTTCAGGTTTTTGTAACACATATTAAAGAAATTAATTTAATCGGAAAAATCTTTTATGAACTTTTCAACATAATCTTAATAAACTTTAAAAACTTATATGACTTATATGGTTTAATTTTAGCCACATAGAAACATAGTTTTTGCACAGAGTTGCACCGAGTTTTTTTGGAAATGTATTGTGTTGAGAGAGTTACACAGAGGCGTTTTACTAGAAAGAGTTTTAAGTTTCAAGTTTCAGGTTTTTGTATGTTGATTTTTTTTGGAACTCGGATGATACTGATTTAGCTAATGAACACGGATTTTTTTAATTTAAATGAGTTAAAGTAAAAAATCTTAGAAGGAATTGTCCCCTTGAGGTCCCGATAGCTATCGGGATTAGGGATGTTTC of Flavobacterium channae contains these proteins:
- a CDS encoding CatB-related O-acetyltransferase, coding for MRKFIKKILYYFLNVVEQRKEVILSGFSRGLQNVTFEGKNAVPDGCNFSGKIKIGYATTLGYRNLLGGTISIGKYCQLGVDVALHATNHPISYMTTYINQNLFQGDLKQLKEENTITIGHDVWIGHGVIIVGNVTIGNGAILAAGSVITKDVAPYSIVAGIPAKEVRKRFSETIIQEIETLQWWDKSEQELEKIKPLFFKDFSNRHSIYE
- a CDS encoding acylneuraminate cytidylyltransferase family protein; protein product: MSKTIAIIPARGGSKRLPGKNIKLLGEIPLIAHSILYAKEHDFIDAVYVSTDDVAIAAVALQYGAVVIDRPQEISGDLEPTVSALKHVIESIDGAVENVILLQATNPLRPQNLLQEAFTIFQEQQFDSLFTVSRSHHKLGKIIDDQFIPFNYKVGQRSQDLEPLYYENGLLYITKASIILQNEIITKDAFPLEVNHPFANVDIDTQEDFDYAEYLVGKFQI